CCTGGTCATACAGCAACGCGCGGATCTGGCGGATCATCAGCACATCTTGGCGCTGATAATACCGCCGGTTTCCGCGGCGCTTGACCGGGTTGAGCTGCGGGAACTCTTGCTCCCAGTAACGCAGCACGTGCGGTTTTACCGCACAGAGCTCACTCACCTCACCGATGGTGAAGTAGCGTTTGCCCGGAATGGGGGGCAGCTCGTCGTTATGGCTTGGTTCCAGCATAGGCCTCAACCCGGGCTTTCAGTTTCTGCCCTGGACGAAAGGTGACGACGCGCCGTGCGGTGATCGGGATCTCTTCCCCTGTCTTGGGGTTGCGGCCCGGCCGCTGGCGTTTGTCGCGAAGGTCGAAGTTGCCGAATCCGGACAACTTGACCTGCTCGTTCTCCTCAAGCGCGTGACGAATTTCTTCGAAAAACAACTCGACCAGCTCCTTGGCCTCGCGCTTGTTAAGCCCCAGCTCCTCGTACAGCCTTTCGGCCATCTCAGCTTTCGTCAGAGCACCCATGCCGTTATTTCCTTAACGTGGTGTTCAACCTTTGTTCGAGCGAGGTGAGGATATTTTGCAGGGTGGTGTTCACCTCATCGTCGTTAAGAGTGCGCGATGGATGCTGCCAGGTCAAGCCGACCGCGAGGCTTTTTCTATCAGGATCAATACCTTTACCCTGGTAGACATCAAACAGCCTGAGGTCTGTGAGCCATTCCCCTGCATTGTCACGAATTACTTCAAGCACGGCGCTCGACGCCACATCACGTCCTGCGATCAACGCCAGGTCACGACGGGTTTCAGGGAACTTGGACAGTTCGCTGAATTTCGGCAGACGACCTTCGACCACATCACCCAGTACCAGCTCGAAGACGAACACGGGACGCTCCAGGCCGAGGGTCTTGGCCAGCTCCGGGTGGATCGCGCCCAGGTAGCCCACTTCCTTGCCGTCGCGCTCGATGCGGGCGGTTTGGCCAGGGTGCAGGGCTGGGTGCTTGCCTGCGCTGAAGCTGAAGTCGGCGAGCGCGCCGGAGTAGCCCAGCAGGGCTTCGACGTCGGCCTTCATGTCGAAGAAATCGACACTGTCACGGCCATTGGCCCAGCCTTCCGGCAGGCGGCTGCCGGTGATCACGCCGGCGATCATCGGTTGCTGCTTGAGGTCGCCCAACTGGCCGACGAAGCGCAGGCCGCTTTCGAACAGGCGCACGCGGTCTTGCTGGCGGTTGAGGTTGTGCTGCAGCGCCTTGACCAGGCCCGGCCACAGCGAGGCGCGCATCGCGGCCATGTCGCTGGAGATGGGGTTGGCCAGCATCAGCGGCTCGACGCCC
The Pseudomonas putida genome window above contains:
- a CDS encoding MerR family transcriptional regulator; its protein translation is MLEPSHNDELPPIPGKRYFTIGEVSELCAVKPHVLRYWEQEFPQLNPVKRRGNRRYYQRQDVLMIRQIRALLYDQGFTIGGARLRMSSDEAKDDTTQYKQLIRQMIAELEDVLVVLKK
- the ihfA gene encoding integration host factor subunit alpha; translated protein: MGALTKAEMAERLYEELGLNKREAKELVELFFEEIRHALEENEQVKLSGFGNFDLRDKRQRPGRNPKTGEEIPITARRVVTFRPGQKLKARVEAYAGTKP